A genome region from Nicotiana tabacum cultivar K326 chromosome 13, ASM71507v2, whole genome shotgun sequence includes the following:
- the LOC107809458 gene encoding LOW QUALITY PROTEIN: splicing factor-like protein 1 (The sequence of the model RefSeq protein was modified relative to this genomic sequence to represent the inferred CDS: deleted 1 base in 1 codon) codes for MDSQSHPVAPSEALAQDPSQNLNSYEQYPPHSDPYYQNPSQTLDSYPQDPPPSVRENAQMNKMSSDNQNFLENSSHENQAHAGDNSVQHQLSLEQNQVDPNSNSDPMLQKPLLSENGLTNNTHSGAERDQSGGEEETSSRRRRRRSRWDPPPTEDGTENDGSGTGRKRKSRWADDEPKPVIQLPDFMKDFAGGIEFDPEVQALNSRLLEISRKLQSGLPLDDRPEGARSPSPEPIYDNMGVRINTREYRAREKLNRERQEIISQIIKKNPAFKPPADYRPPKLQKKLYIPMKEYPGYNFIGLIIGPRGNTQKRMEKETGAKIVIRGKGSVKEGRLQQKGNLKHDPAENEDLHVLVEADTQESLEAAAAMLEKLLQPVDEVLNEHKRQQLRELAALNGTIRDEEFCRLCGEPGHRQYACPSRTTTFKSDVLCKICGDGGHPTIDCPVKNTTGKKMDDEYQNFLAELGGTVPESSIKQSQATLALGPGSTGSNPPWASSNNAGGGGNTSHPGLGSNIIKPKEYDETNLYIGYLPPTLDDDGLINLFSPFGTIVMAKVIKDRLSGLSKGYGFVKYADVQQANSAIAGMNGHCLEGRTIAVRVAGQPPQPTVPPGPRAPAMPTYPVPHQAAGLYPSQQYAAGGPIGTTPPGGYAGNPVPWGPPVPPPYASYPPPPPGSTMYSPGPGQFVPPYGAQYPPPMPPPSSGVPAQTVSSGENQQNYSSSGETQQSYPPGVQSHNSAPVQSLPTYAYGNSVTAMPHNAQPAYPTSSYSYPSYYGMAPPPPPTASQSNVDHSQSMSNVPWASNPPEPAPAPPPPPPPSSSEKPPYGTDAEYEKFMAEMK; via the exons ATGGATTCCCAATCCCACCCAGTTGCTCCCTCCGAAGCCCTAGCTCAAGACCCTTCACAAAACCTAAATTCATACGAACAGTACCCTCCTCATTCAGATCCGTACTATCAAAACCCTTCACAAACCCTAGATTCATATCCTCAAGATCCCCCACCAAGTGTTCGTGAAAATGCCCAGATGAACAAGATGAGTTCAGACAATCAGAACTTTCTAGAAAACTCATCTCATGAGAACCAAGCTCATGCAGGTGATAATTCGGTTCAACACCAGCTGTCTTTGGAGCAAAATCAGGTCGACCCGAATTCGAATTCGGATCCTATGTTGCAGAAGCCATTGTTGTCGGAAAATGGGTTGACTAATAACACTCATAGTGGTGCAGAGAGGGACCAATCAGGGGGCGAAGAAGAAACGAGCagtaggaggaggaggaggagaagccGATGGGACCCACCTCCGACAGAGGATGGTACTGAAAATGATGGAAGTGGGACCGGGCGAAAGAGGAAATCAAGGTGGGCAGACGATGAACCGAAGCCGGTGATTCAGTTGCCCGATTTCATGAAAGATTTTGCTGGAGGTATTGAATTTGATCCTGAAGTACAAGCTCTTAATAGTAGATTACTTGAAATTAGTAGGAAATTGCAATCTGGTTTACCTTTAGATGATAGACCTGAAGGCGCTCGTTCGCCTTCCCCTGAACCTATATATGATAATATGGGTGTACGTATAAATACTAGGGAGTATCGTGCCCGAGAGAAATTGAATAGGGAGAGACAAGAGATTATATCGCagataataaagaaaaatcctgCCTTTAAGCCACCAGCTGATTATAGGCCTCCTAAGCTTCAGAAGAAGCTTTACATTCCGATGAAGGAGTACCCGGGTTATAATTTTATTGGGCTGATTATTGGGCCGAGAGGGAATACTCAGAAGAGGATGGAGAAGGAGACAGGAGCGAAGATTGTGATTCGAGGGAAAGGGTCGGTTAAAGAGGGGAGGTTACAACAGAAGGGGAATTTGAAGCATGATCCTGCGGAGAATGAGGATTTACACGTGTTAGTGGAAGCTGATACTCAGGAGTCGCTTGAGGCGGCTGCAGCTATGTTGGAGAAGCTTTTGCAACCTGTCGATGAAGTACTTAATGAGCATAAAAGGCAACAGCTCAGGGAACTTGCAGCGTTGAATGGAACGATTAGAGATGAGGAGTTTTGTAGGCTATGTGGTGAACCGGGTCATAGGCAGTATGCTTGTCCTTCTCGCACCACCACGTTTAAGAGTGACGTTCTCTGCAAAATATGTGGTGATGGGGGACATCCCACTATAGATTGTCCAGTGAAAAATACTACTGGAAAGAAAATGGATGATGAGTATCAGAACTTCTTGGCAGAATTGGGAGGCACGGTTCCTGAATCGTCAATTAAGCAGAGC CAGGCGACCCTAGCTCTTGGTCCTGGAAGCACAGGCAGTAATCCTCCTTGGGCCAGCAGTAATAATGCCGGTGGTGGTGGTAACACGTCACACCCTGGATTAGGGTCAAATATAATCAAGCCAAAAGAGTATGATGAGACAAACTTGTATATTGGTTATCTTCCCCCTACTCTGGATGATGATGGTTTGATTAATTTATTCTCTCCCTTTGGTACTATTGTGATGGCTAAAGTTATAAAGGATCGTCTCAGTGGTCTTAGTAAAGGTTATGGTTTTGTTAAGTACGCAGATGTTCAACAAGCTAATAGTGCTATTGCGGGCATGAATGGTCATTGTCTTGAAGGGAGAACTATTGCTGTGAGAGTTGCGGGTCAACCCCCTCAGCCTACTGTACCTCCGGGCCCTCGTGCTCCAGCAATGCCCACATACCCTGTTCCTCATCAGGCTGCCGGACTCTATCCGTCTCAGCAGTATGCGGCTGGTGGTCCCATTGGCACTACTCCCCCTGGTGGCTATGCTGGGAATCCAGTTCCTTGGGGACCACCTGTACCTCCACCATATGCCTCTTACCCGCCTCCTCCTCCTGGCTCAACCATGTATTCTCCTGGTCCAGGTCAATTTGTTCCTCCATATGGTGCACAGTATCCTCCACCAATGCCACCGCCATCTTCTGGTGTCCCTGCTCAAACCGTTTCTTCTGGTGAAAACCAACAAAATTACAGCTCTTCTGGCGAGACACAACAAAGTTATCCTCCCGGAGTGCAATCACATAATAGTGCACCTGTTCAATCTCTTCCCACCTATGCCTATGGCAATTCTGTCACTGCAATGCCACACAATGCCCAACCTGCATACCCAACATCTTCATACAGCTATCCTTCTTATTATGGCATggcaccaccacctcctccaaCTGCGTCACAGTCCAATGTGGATCATTCACAGAGTATGAGCAATGTTCCCTGGGCCTCAAATCCACCAGAACCTGCACCTGCCCCTCCGCCTCCGCCTCCACCATCATCTTCTGAGAAACCTCCCTATGGTACAGATGCAGAATACGAAAAGTTCATGGCAGAGATGAAATGA